One window of Desulfurobacteriaceae bacterium genomic DNA carries:
- a CDS encoding amino acid--tRNA ligase-related protein, translating to TAGEGIGIDRLVMLFTNKDSIREVLLFPQLRPEK from the coding sequence ACAGCTGGAGAAGGAATAGGAATTGATAGACTTGTTATGCTCTTTACAAATAAAGATTCTATTAGGGAAGTTCTATTATTCCCACAACTAAGACCTGAAAAATGA
- a CDS encoding N-acetyltransferase, which translates to MKDAEKIQFLINEYAKQGLMLPRSINSIYEHIRDFWVYEKEGKVLGTCALTIFWNDLAEIRSLAVDPNHLKKGIGTTLVKYALEEAKDFGISRVFTLTYQVKFFEKLGFRVIDKNTLPHKIWRDCINCVKFPNCDETAMEIILEREVENENS; encoded by the coding sequence ATGAAAGATGCAGAGAAAATACAGTTTCTCATAAATGAATACGCTAAACAAGGGCTTATGCTTCCAAGATCCATAAATAGCATTTATGAGCATATAAGGGACTTTTGGGTTTATGAGAAGGAAGGGAAAGTTCTTGGAACCTGTGCTCTTACAATCTTCTGGAATGACCTGGCTGAAATCCGATCTTTAGCAGTTGACCCTAACCATTTAAAGAAAGGAATAGGAACTACCTTGGTTAAGTATGCTTTAGAAGAGGCAAAAGATTTTGGAATAAGTAGGGTTTTCACACTTACATATCAAGTTAAGTTCTTTGAAAAGCTAGGATTTAGAGTAATTGACAAGAATACTTTACCCCACAAGATCTGGAGAGACTGTATAAACTGTGTAAAGTTTCCAAACTGCGATGAGACCGCAATGGAAATAATTTTGGAAAGAGAGGTAGAGAATGAGAACTCTTGA
- a CDS encoding ABC transporter permease: protein MNQLLAWLALRGFRFRKGFFSFSFFIAVLGVIVGVAALIVVNAVMTGFQDAIRERLLSSNADIIVMKRTSSFTEYREAEEILRKIPHVKGVESFVYLPVMATSSNLLAQSASLRGCYPEKEVAVTNIPKKLVLGSWEFFKKEKEGVVIGSTLANNLGITVGDKITLLSPKGRKTPFGFIPRTASFKVVGIFEVGMYQFDSSLILAHIEEVRKKFGFKDEATGIMVKIDNLDNLELVKKEIEKKLGKDFIVEDWISLNKSLFSALKLEKLAMFLILVLIVIVASFNISSLLMMNVNAKAKDIAILKTVGAEDSFILKVFMVQGLIIGIIGTIIGEILGVSIAILGEKYKLIPLPADVYYIDHLPFKIHILDCILAAVCAIAISVLATIYPAGRASKTEPVKVLKMGES, encoded by the coding sequence ATGAACCAACTCTTAGCGTGGCTTGCACTAAGAGGTTTTCGCTTTAGGAAGGGTTTCTTTTCTTTTTCCTTTTTTATTGCCGTTCTTGGGGTTATAGTTGGAGTAGCGGCCTTAATAGTTGTTAATGCTGTAATGACAGGCTTTCAGGATGCAATAAGGGAAAGGCTTCTTTCAAGTAATGCAGATATAATAGTTATGAAAAGAACTTCTTCCTTTACAGAATATAGAGAAGCTGAAGAGATTTTAAGAAAAATTCCTCACGTAAAAGGTGTAGAAAGTTTTGTTTACCTTCCTGTAATGGCTACTTCGAGTAATCTTTTAGCACAGAGTGCATCTTTAAGAGGTTGTTATCCAGAAAAAGAGGTAGCAGTTACAAACATACCTAAAAAACTTGTTCTTGGAAGTTGGGAATTTTTTAAGAAAGAAAAAGAAGGAGTTGTAATAGGTTCAACTTTGGCGAATAACTTAGGAATTACGGTGGGAGATAAGATTACTTTGCTTTCTCCAAAAGGAAGGAAAACCCCATTTGGATTTATACCAAGAACTGCTTCTTTTAAAGTTGTTGGAATCTTTGAAGTTGGAATGTATCAGTTTGATTCCTCTTTAATCTTAGCCCATATAGAAGAAGTTAGAAAAAAGTTTGGATTTAAGGATGAAGCTACTGGCATAATGGTAAAAATTGATAATTTAGATAACTTGGAACTTGTGAAGAAAGAAATAGAAAAGAAACTTGGTAAAGATTTTATAGTTGAGGATTGGATAAGTTTAAACAAGAGTCTATTTTCAGCGTTGAAACTTGAAAAATTAGCAATGTTTTTAATTTTAGTTCTCATAGTTATTGTTGCCTCCTTTAACATTTCAAGTCTTTTAATGATGAATGTAAACGCAAAAGCTAAGGATATAGCCATTCTGAAAACGGTTGGAGCTGAGGATTCATTTATTCTTAAAGTTTTTATGGTTCAAGGGTTAATAATAGGAATTATTGGAACGATAATTGGGGAAATTTTAGGAGTAAGCATCGCGATTTTGGGAGAAAAGTATAAATTAATTCCTCTTCCTGCTGATGTTTACTACATTGACCACTTACCTTTTAAAATACATATTTTGGACTGTATCTTAGCAGCAGTCTGTGCTATAGCGATAAGTGTTTTAGCAACAATTTATCCTGCAGGGAGAGCTTCTAAGACTGAGCCTGTAAAAGTTTTAAAAATGGGAGAGTCATAA